A DNA window from Choristoneura fumiferana chromosome 2, NRCan_CFum_1, whole genome shotgun sequence contains the following coding sequences:
- the LOC141443859 gene encoding uncharacterized protein isoform X3, translating to MTAKGRSVGPAVSLHGRFPPARVSPTPAPCDYEPSKAARAVLDHAPAFSIGLRVSPPQPGGKTPAPNIYSMPPVLGEAKEGSKRAAPAFSISGRAKTIESKTPMPGPGTYTTDKAVSVLNKRPPAYTMAPRRELPHPTAAVPGPGIYCPEKDAATQHTKTYKHTFSSRSKIQRSDQIPAPNAYSPEKADRLLRAKSPAFSFRTKSEVTQSNNAPAPNIYSPEKALNSLKSGPKYTLAGKGAAEKHDKTPAPNSYNPQKADKILHESSPSYTMRTKEVVEKIEQTPAPNVYAPENSMHMLNGGPKYTMSGKGTTLKVAETPAPNCYTPEKADKVLHESSPAYSFRIKEEAVIRSESPAPNVYAPEKSMHMLNGTPKFTISGKGMPSKIEITPGPSAYCPDKADKLLHDSSPAYTFRSKDQVRKIDDVPAPNAYTPEKSMLDSSPKFTIAGKGAPPKYDSVPAANAYNPDKADKLLHDSSPAYSFRPKHAMNRPNDTPAPNMYDPHLLDGTPKYSLYGKGPEGKCPDTPGPNAYNPHLPDGTPKFTMAGKGHSGKPFDGPAPNSYDPHLFDNTPTFSLTGRGTDGKPSDTPGPNSYDPHLPSNSPRYTISGKGPDGKISDTPGPNVYNPNLPDNSPKHTICGKGHDSKVSDVPAPNTYDPQLLNEAPKFTMAPKGKTGKIENTPAPNSYNPEKADKVLLESSPAYTFRDKQPLHKPENTPAPNAYDPSKYHYMLDGVPKYTFGTKGPAEKHDNNPAPNAYNPDKGDKITHDSSPSYTFRPKIENGKAVMTPGPCTYNPEKADKVLHKTYPAYTFRPKVENGKIVDSPGPAAYNPEKADKVLLDNAPRYSFRIKTDPHKPDNVPAPNSYDPEKAAKLLKPSAPQYTFRTKPEDVKTFDTPAPNVYTIPIPVVTPLYTISGRHKEPIDERLRVPAPGAYSPEKAGKFVLTYSPQYTFGVKIHTTKFAETPAPNTYRIPSVLDTPVYTISGRHKVPVDDRVRVPAPGTYSPEKVQLSRTPQITFGIKHSPLLGQLKPIQRETQDYQQVTKTIEVKKSTTHNQNNVEKHVTNNVENVSNDISNQNMINESHEVNTHIQRTRTPVTQIRAESEIRSSTVTPEPIVETLTQEIVWVPEQPNRRNSYTIDKSDGSGFLERYQHSDVVPVENGVIRTDGSGERGASCSQERSEVVIKRDGFEQNVQKNVTNESAHEKSQAATEEVRQGTEVKHLENGGIAKTTTTTTIRKVGTAAKTAKATTTVTRTATAVTSRDVGAK from the exons ATGACCGCTAAAG GTCGGTCTGTGGGCCCGGCGGTGTCGCTGCACGGCCGTTTTCCGCCAGCGCGGGTGTCGCCGACGCCGGCGCCCTGCGACTACGAACCCAGCAAGGCAGCCCGAGCGGTGCTCGACCACGCACCGGCCTTCTCGATCGGGCTCCGCGTCAGTCCGCCACAGCCTGGCGGCAAAACGCCAG CACCAAACATCTACTCCATGCCGCCAGTTCTCGGCGAAGCAAAAGAAGGCAGCAAGCGAGCAGCTCCAGCATTTAGCATTTCTGGACGAGCGAAGACGATCGAGTCCAAAACGCCTATGCCTGGGCCTGGTACATACACCACCGACAAAGCTGTGTCTGTGCTGAACAAACGACCACCGGCTTACACAATGGCGCCTAGACGAGAACTGCCCCATCCGACCGCAGCCGTCCCTGGACCTGGCATCTACTGTCCTGAAAAG gatgCTGCTACGCAACACACGAAAACTTACAAACATACCTTTTCAAGTAGGAGTAAGATCCAAAGAAGTGATCAAATACCTGCACCTAATGCATATTCTCCAGAAAAGGCAGACAGATTGCTGAGAGCAAAATCCCCTGCTTTTTCGTTCAGAACTAAATCAGAGGTTACTCAATCTAACAACGCACCAGCTCCTAATATTTATTCTCCCGAAAAGGCGCTTAATTCACTTAAATCTGGACCGAAATATACATTGGCAGGAAAAGGCGCCGCTGAAAAGCATGACAAAACACCCGCTCCTAACTCGTATAATCCACAAAAAGCTGATAAAATATTACACGAAAGTTCACCTTCTTATACCATGCGCACTAAAGAAGtcgtggaaaaaattgaacaaaCACCTGCACCTAATGTGTACGCTCCTGAAAACTCTATGCACATGTTAAACGGAGGTCCTAAATATACCATGTCAGGAAAAGGAACTACGTTGAAAGTTGCGGAAACACCAGCTCCTAACTGCTACACTCCGGAAAAAGCAGATAAAGTTTTACATGAGAGTTCACCAGCGTATTCCTTTAGGATCAAAGAGGAGGCTGTAATTCGAAGTGAATCACCAGCACCAAACGTGTATGCTCCGGAAAAATCGATGCATATGTTGAATGGCACCCCCAAGTTTACAATAAGTGGTAAAGGCATGCCAAGTAAAATCGAAATAACTCCAGGGCCTTCAGCCTATTGCCCTGATAAAGCAGATAAACTGCTTCATGACTCGTCTCCAGCTTATACTTTCAGATCAAAAGATCAAGTTAGAAAGATTGATGATGTACCTGCACCAAATGCGTATACTCCAGAAAAGTCAATGCTGGATTCGTCTCCAAAGTTTACTATAGCAGGAAAAGGTGCCCCTCCAAAGTACGACAGCGTACCAGCAGCTAATGCATACAACCCAGACAAGGCAGATAAACTTCTCCACGATTCTTCACCAGCTTATTCATTCAGGCCTaaacacgcaatgaacagaccAAACGATACGCCCGCTCCCAATATGTATGATCCACATTTATTAGATGGGACTCCTAAATACAGCTTATATGGTAAAGGCCCTGAAGGAAAGTGTCCTGACACTCCCGGTCCGAATGCTTATAATCCTCATTTACCCGATGGAACTCCAAAATTTACCATGGCTGGAAAAGGACATTCGGGAAAGCCATTTGATGGCCCAGCGCCAAACTCTTATGACCCTCATTTATTTGACAACACTCCAACGTTCAGTTTAACTGGCAGAGGAACAGATGGGAAACCCTCAGACACACCTGGTCCCAATAGTTACGACCCACATTTACCAAGCAATTCCCCTAGATATACAATATCCGGAAAAGGACCGGATGGCAAAATTTCGGACACACCTGGTCCCAATGTGTATAACCCTAATTTGCCGGATAACTCACCAAAACATACTATTTGTGGAAAAGGCCACGATTCAAAGGTATCTGATGTACCCGCTCCGAATACATACGATCCTCAACTATTAAATGAAGCACCTAAATTCACAATGGCTCCTAAAGGAAAAACAGGGAAAATAGAAAACACACCTGCTCCAAATTCGTACAATCCGGAAAAGGCTGACAAAGTCCTGCTGGAGTCTTCACCAGCTTATACATTTAGAGACAAGCAACCTCTACATAAACCAGAAAACACTCCAGCACCCAATGCTTATGATCCCAGTAAATATCATTACATGTTAGATGGAGTGCCAAAATATACTTTTGGTACTAAAGGTCCTGCAGAAAAACATGATAATAATCCAGCTCCGAATGCTTATAACCCAGATAAAGGCGATAAGATTACACACGATAGTTCTCCTAGTTATACTTTCCGTCCGAAGATAGAAAATGGTAAAGCAGTTATGACCCCTGGCCCATGCACGTATAACCCTGAAAAAGCTGACAAAGTATTACACAAAACATACCCCGCTTATACATTCAGGCCCAAAGTAGAAAATGGAAAGATAGTGGATAGTCCTGGTCCTGCTGCTTATAATCCAGAGAAGGCTGATAAAGTTTTACTTGACAATGCACCGCGATATTCATTCAGAATAAAAACGGATCCTCATAAACCAGATAATGTTCCTGCTCCTAATTCATATGACCCTGAAAAGGCTGCCAAACTTCTAAAACCAAGTGCGCCTCAGTACACTTTCAGGACTAAACCTGAAGATGTAAAAACTTTTGATACACCAG caCCAAATGTGTACACAATTCCAATTCCTGTAGTAACACCATTGTACACGATATCGGGCAGGCATAAGGAGCCTATTGATGAGCGGTTAAGGGTTCCCGCACCCGGTGCTTACAGTCCTGAAAAAGCGGGCAAATTTGTGCTGACTTATTCGCCTCAATATACATTTGGGGTTAAGATTCATACTACAAAGTTTGCCGAGACTCCTG CACCCAATACGTACCGGATACCTTCTGTGCTTGACACTCCCGTGTACACGATATCTGGTCGTCATAAGGTACCAGTTGATGATAGAGTCCGTGTACCCGCGCCAGGCACCTACTCACCTGAAAag GTGCAGTTAAGCAGAACACCGCAAATAACCTTTGGAATTAAACATTCTCCATTATTGGGGCAGCTGAAACCAATACAAAGGGAAACACAGGACTACCAGCAGGTCACAAAAACTATCGAGGTCAAAAAATCAACGACTCACAACCAAAATAACGTTGAAAAGCATGTTACTAACAATGTCGAAAACGTGTCTAACGATATTTCTAATCAAAACATGATCAATGAGTCACATGAAGTGAATACACATATTCAAAGAACGCGCACTCCAGTAACTCAAATAAGAGCCGAAAGTGAAATCAGGAGTTCTACGGTAACTCCAGAACCGATTGTAGAAACTCTGACTCAAGAAATCGTATGGGTACCGGAGCAACCTAATCGCCGAAACTCATACACGATTGACAAATCAGATGGGTCAGGATTTTTGGAACGATATCAACACAGTGACGTCGTGCCGGTTGAAAACGGTGTAATCAGGACCGACGGCAGTGGCGAGCGCGGAGCCTCTTGCAGCCAGGAACGAAGTGAAGTAGTAATCAAAAGAGACGGTTTTGAACAAAATGTCCAAAAGAACGTCACCAATGAGAGTGCTCATGAGAAAAGCCAAGCTGCTACTGAAGAGGTCCGACAAGGTACCGAAGTAAAGCACCTTGAAAATGGAGGTATAGCGAAAACCACTACCACGACTACTATTAGGAAAGTCGGTACAGCTGCGAAGACGGCAAAAGCAACTACCACGGTCACCCGCACTGCTACCGCAGTGACGTCACGTGACGTTGGTGCTAAGTAA
- the LOC141443859 gene encoding uncharacterized protein isoform X1, whose product MTMNQKSMRSSLMTARSGLLRDRQALYRTSSLWMKQLRPCDEASMGVRQNPWTPTKRRGPIAAEAASPGPAVVSLPTLIGKPPQESRKPRAPAFTFGHKLEPPGLSAKAGPGPASYNTEGMTAKGRSVGPAVSLHGRFPPARVSPTPAPCDYEPSKAARAVLDHAPAFSIGLRVSPPQPGGKTPAPNIYSMPPVLGEAKEGSKRAAPAFSISGRAKTIESKTPMPGPGTYTTDKAVSVLNKRPPAYTMAPRRELPHPTAAVPGPGIYCPEKDAATQHTKTYKHTFSSRSKIQRSDQIPAPNAYSPEKADRLLRAKSPAFSFRTKSEVTQSNNAPAPNIYSPEKALNSLKSGPKYTLAGKGAAEKHDKTPAPNSYNPQKADKILHESSPSYTMRTKEVVEKIEQTPAPNVYAPENSMHMLNGGPKYTMSGKGTTLKVAETPAPNCYTPEKADKVLHESSPAYSFRIKEEAVIRSESPAPNVYAPEKSMHMLNGTPKFTISGKGMPSKIEITPGPSAYCPDKADKLLHDSSPAYTFRSKDQVRKIDDVPAPNAYTPEKSMLDSSPKFTIAGKGAPPKYDSVPAANAYNPDKADKLLHDSSPAYSFRPKHAMNRPNDTPAPNMYDPHLLDGTPKYSLYGKGPEGKCPDTPGPNAYNPHLPDGTPKFTMAGKGHSGKPFDGPAPNSYDPHLFDNTPTFSLTGRGTDGKPSDTPGPNSYDPHLPSNSPRYTISGKGPDGKISDTPGPNVYNPNLPDNSPKHTICGKGHDSKVSDVPAPNTYDPQLLNEAPKFTMAPKGKTGKIENTPAPNSYNPEKADKVLLESSPAYTFRDKQPLHKPENTPAPNAYDPSKYHYMLDGVPKYTFGTKGPAEKHDNNPAPNAYNPDKGDKITHDSSPSYTFRPKIENGKAVMTPGPCTYNPEKADKVLHKTYPAYTFRPKVENGKIVDSPGPAAYNPEKADKVLLDNAPRYSFRIKTDPHKPDNVPAPNSYDPEKAAKLLKPSAPQYTFRTKPEDVKTFDTPAPNVYTIPIPVVTPLYTISGRHKEPIDERLRVPAPGAYSPEKAGKFVLTYSPQYTFGVKIHTTKFAETPAPNTYRIPSVLDTPVYTISGRHKVPVDDRVRVPAPGTYSPEKVQLSRTPQITFGIKHSPLLGQLKPIQRETQDYQQVTKTIEVKKSTTHNQNNVEKHVTNNVENVSNDISNQNMINESHEVNTHIQRTRTPVTQIRAESEIRSSTVTPEPIVETLTQEIVWVPEQPNRRNSYTIDKSDGSGFLERYQHSDVVPVENGVIRTDGSGERGASCSQERSEVVIKRDGFEQNVQKNVTNESAHEKSQAATEEVRQGTEVKHLENGGIAKTTTTTTIRKVGTAAKTAKATTTVTRTATAVTSRDVGAK is encoded by the exons ATGACAATGAATCAGAAATCCATGAGATCTTCACTGATGACTGCGAGATCG GGACTATTACGAGACCGCCAGGCGCTATACCGGACGTCTTCGTTGTGGATGAAACAACTGCGTCCCTGCGACGAGGCCTCGATGGGAGTACGACAGAATCCCTGGACCCCGACCAAGCGCCGCGGGCCTATCGCTGCTGAGGCCGCCAGTCCCGGGCCCGCTGTGGTGTCCTTGCCTACCCTTATTG GTAAACCGCCGCAAGAGTCTCGGAAGCCGCGTGCGCCAGCGTTTACCTTCGGGCACAAGCTAGAGCCTCCGGGTTTGAGCGCCAAGGCGGGCCCTGGTCCGGCCTCTTACAACACAGAGGGCATGACCGCTAAAG GTCGGTCTGTGGGCCCGGCGGTGTCGCTGCACGGCCGTTTTCCGCCAGCGCGGGTGTCGCCGACGCCGGCGCCCTGCGACTACGAACCCAGCAAGGCAGCCCGAGCGGTGCTCGACCACGCACCGGCCTTCTCGATCGGGCTCCGCGTCAGTCCGCCACAGCCTGGCGGCAAAACGCCAG CACCAAACATCTACTCCATGCCGCCAGTTCTCGGCGAAGCAAAAGAAGGCAGCAAGCGAGCAGCTCCAGCATTTAGCATTTCTGGACGAGCGAAGACGATCGAGTCCAAAACGCCTATGCCTGGGCCTGGTACATACACCACCGACAAAGCTGTGTCTGTGCTGAACAAACGACCACCGGCTTACACAATGGCGCCTAGACGAGAACTGCCCCATCCGACCGCAGCCGTCCCTGGACCTGGCATCTACTGTCCTGAAAAG gatgCTGCTACGCAACACACGAAAACTTACAAACATACCTTTTCAAGTAGGAGTAAGATCCAAAGAAGTGATCAAATACCTGCACCTAATGCATATTCTCCAGAAAAGGCAGACAGATTGCTGAGAGCAAAATCCCCTGCTTTTTCGTTCAGAACTAAATCAGAGGTTACTCAATCTAACAACGCACCAGCTCCTAATATTTATTCTCCCGAAAAGGCGCTTAATTCACTTAAATCTGGACCGAAATATACATTGGCAGGAAAAGGCGCCGCTGAAAAGCATGACAAAACACCCGCTCCTAACTCGTATAATCCACAAAAAGCTGATAAAATATTACACGAAAGTTCACCTTCTTATACCATGCGCACTAAAGAAGtcgtggaaaaaattgaacaaaCACCTGCACCTAATGTGTACGCTCCTGAAAACTCTATGCACATGTTAAACGGAGGTCCTAAATATACCATGTCAGGAAAAGGAACTACGTTGAAAGTTGCGGAAACACCAGCTCCTAACTGCTACACTCCGGAAAAAGCAGATAAAGTTTTACATGAGAGTTCACCAGCGTATTCCTTTAGGATCAAAGAGGAGGCTGTAATTCGAAGTGAATCACCAGCACCAAACGTGTATGCTCCGGAAAAATCGATGCATATGTTGAATGGCACCCCCAAGTTTACAATAAGTGGTAAAGGCATGCCAAGTAAAATCGAAATAACTCCAGGGCCTTCAGCCTATTGCCCTGATAAAGCAGATAAACTGCTTCATGACTCGTCTCCAGCTTATACTTTCAGATCAAAAGATCAAGTTAGAAAGATTGATGATGTACCTGCACCAAATGCGTATACTCCAGAAAAGTCAATGCTGGATTCGTCTCCAAAGTTTACTATAGCAGGAAAAGGTGCCCCTCCAAAGTACGACAGCGTACCAGCAGCTAATGCATACAACCCAGACAAGGCAGATAAACTTCTCCACGATTCTTCACCAGCTTATTCATTCAGGCCTaaacacgcaatgaacagaccAAACGATACGCCCGCTCCCAATATGTATGATCCACATTTATTAGATGGGACTCCTAAATACAGCTTATATGGTAAAGGCCCTGAAGGAAAGTGTCCTGACACTCCCGGTCCGAATGCTTATAATCCTCATTTACCCGATGGAACTCCAAAATTTACCATGGCTGGAAAAGGACATTCGGGAAAGCCATTTGATGGCCCAGCGCCAAACTCTTATGACCCTCATTTATTTGACAACACTCCAACGTTCAGTTTAACTGGCAGAGGAACAGATGGGAAACCCTCAGACACACCTGGTCCCAATAGTTACGACCCACATTTACCAAGCAATTCCCCTAGATATACAATATCCGGAAAAGGACCGGATGGCAAAATTTCGGACACACCTGGTCCCAATGTGTATAACCCTAATTTGCCGGATAACTCACCAAAACATACTATTTGTGGAAAAGGCCACGATTCAAAGGTATCTGATGTACCCGCTCCGAATACATACGATCCTCAACTATTAAATGAAGCACCTAAATTCACAATGGCTCCTAAAGGAAAAACAGGGAAAATAGAAAACACACCTGCTCCAAATTCGTACAATCCGGAAAAGGCTGACAAAGTCCTGCTGGAGTCTTCACCAGCTTATACATTTAGAGACAAGCAACCTCTACATAAACCAGAAAACACTCCAGCACCCAATGCTTATGATCCCAGTAAATATCATTACATGTTAGATGGAGTGCCAAAATATACTTTTGGTACTAAAGGTCCTGCAGAAAAACATGATAATAATCCAGCTCCGAATGCTTATAACCCAGATAAAGGCGATAAGATTACACACGATAGTTCTCCTAGTTATACTTTCCGTCCGAAGATAGAAAATGGTAAAGCAGTTATGACCCCTGGCCCATGCACGTATAACCCTGAAAAAGCTGACAAAGTATTACACAAAACATACCCCGCTTATACATTCAGGCCCAAAGTAGAAAATGGAAAGATAGTGGATAGTCCTGGTCCTGCTGCTTATAATCCAGAGAAGGCTGATAAAGTTTTACTTGACAATGCACCGCGATATTCATTCAGAATAAAAACGGATCCTCATAAACCAGATAATGTTCCTGCTCCTAATTCATATGACCCTGAAAAGGCTGCCAAACTTCTAAAACCAAGTGCGCCTCAGTACACTTTCAGGACTAAACCTGAAGATGTAAAAACTTTTGATACACCAG caCCAAATGTGTACACAATTCCAATTCCTGTAGTAACACCATTGTACACGATATCGGGCAGGCATAAGGAGCCTATTGATGAGCGGTTAAGGGTTCCCGCACCCGGTGCTTACAGTCCTGAAAAAGCGGGCAAATTTGTGCTGACTTATTCGCCTCAATATACATTTGGGGTTAAGATTCATACTACAAAGTTTGCCGAGACTCCTG CACCCAATACGTACCGGATACCTTCTGTGCTTGACACTCCCGTGTACACGATATCTGGTCGTCATAAGGTACCAGTTGATGATAGAGTCCGTGTACCCGCGCCAGGCACCTACTCACCTGAAAag GTGCAGTTAAGCAGAACACCGCAAATAACCTTTGGAATTAAACATTCTCCATTATTGGGGCAGCTGAAACCAATACAAAGGGAAACACAGGACTACCAGCAGGTCACAAAAACTATCGAGGTCAAAAAATCAACGACTCACAACCAAAATAACGTTGAAAAGCATGTTACTAACAATGTCGAAAACGTGTCTAACGATATTTCTAATCAAAACATGATCAATGAGTCACATGAAGTGAATACACATATTCAAAGAACGCGCACTCCAGTAACTCAAATAAGAGCCGAAAGTGAAATCAGGAGTTCTACGGTAACTCCAGAACCGATTGTAGAAACTCTGACTCAAGAAATCGTATGGGTACCGGAGCAACCTAATCGCCGAAACTCATACACGATTGACAAATCAGATGGGTCAGGATTTTTGGAACGATATCAACACAGTGACGTCGTGCCGGTTGAAAACGGTGTAATCAGGACCGACGGCAGTGGCGAGCGCGGAGCCTCTTGCAGCCAGGAACGAAGTGAAGTAGTAATCAAAAGAGACGGTTTTGAACAAAATGTCCAAAAGAACGTCACCAATGAGAGTGCTCATGAGAAAAGCCAAGCTGCTACTGAAGAGGTCCGACAAGGTACCGAAGTAAAGCACCTTGAAAATGGAGGTATAGCGAAAACCACTACCACGACTACTATTAGGAAAGTCGGTACAGCTGCGAAGACGGCAAAAGCAACTACCACGGTCACCCGCACTGCTACCGCAGTGACGTCACGTGACGTTGGTGCTAAGTAA